A genomic segment from Tachysurus fulvidraco isolate hzauxx_2018 chromosome 21, HZAU_PFXX_2.0, whole genome shotgun sequence encodes:
- the wdr91 gene encoding WD repeat-containing protein 91, producing MASAVERTDDLVREYLIYRGFTSTLKYLDTEIKSDKEKGFRVDKIIEQLQQFIQCYDLAGLKEYWSYLDHRLFSRLEDVYRPTVNKLRTSLFRYYLVYTVQTKNLEKTQEFFQKQALELQGQVEWRDWFILPFISTPEQNPVFSPYFSRQWADTFLVSLHNFLSVLFRCMPQPVLLSFDAEVQSNNRIQEENEQLRQVLLALQGESRPKKAEEMLHHKLPAYVQHMDRLGDTELDLVSSQRVVNPSTPSRNFFSFLPQGRRAPVRTLQGATSSSPTQAALGRKETSASQLGKMKDPTPLKDSKMASVGVPQTDTGVRQKRQMDHEKERKELFSKQAAQNSEKKGEISEAEGQIEGQCDATDSPTYQTQACTEGGGAVAEQPFIKLSQEEYGEHHSSIMHCRVDSSGRKVASLDVDGVVKVWSFNPIMQTKATIMSKSPLLSLEWATKPDRLLLLGSGVGTVRLYDTEAKKNLYEMSIDEAHPRILSLACSPSGTSFVCSAAAPVARSGGMPETTPRLTQSVPGQLLLWDTKTVKQQLQFALEPGPVAVNCIAFNHNGNLLVTGAADGIIRLFDMQRYESVMSWKAHDGEVYSVEFSYDENTVFSIGKDGKFIQWNIHRSGVKQSEYSLSQDAVGPFVLSGYSGYKQVQVPHGRLFAFDSEGQHVLTCSSYGGLIYRLNKGDAGLENVLSLGGHKAPVVTVDWCSAVDCGTCLTASMDGKIKLSTLLAQKP from the exons ATGGCATCAGCAGTGGAAAGGACAGATGATCTTGTACGGGAATATTTGATATATCGAGGATTTACAAGCACTCTCAAATATCTAGACACTGAAATCAAATCTGACAAAGAGAAAGGATTTAGA GTGGATAAAATCATTGAGCAGCTTCAGCAGTTCATTCAGTGCTATGACCTTGCTGGACTCAAAGAATATTGGAGCTACCTGGATCACAGACTCTTCAGTCGTTTGGAGGATGTTTACAGACCCACTGTTAACAAACTAAGGACAAGCCTCTTTCGGTACTACCTTGTGTACACTGTTCAG ACAAAGAATCTTGAGAAGACTCAAGAGTTTTTCCAGAAGCAGGCTCTTGAACTTCAGGGCCAGGTAGAATGGCGTGATTGGTTCATCCTGCCATTTATTTCGACACCGGAACAAAATCCGGTCTTCTCTCCATATTTTTCACGTCAGTGGGCCGATACCTTCCTCGTTTCCCTCCACAACTTCCTCAGTGTTCTTTTCCGGTGTATGC CTCAGCCCGTGCTTCTGAGTTTTGATGCTGAAGTTCAGAGTAACAACAGAATCCAGGAGGAGAACGAACAACTGCGGCAAGTG TTACTTGCACTTCAAGGAGAATCGAGGCCCAAAAAAGCAGAAGAGATGCTGCATCACAAACTCCCTGCTTACGTTCAGCACATGGACCGACTCGGAGACACAGAGCT GGATTTGGTGTCGAGCCAGCGTGTAGTAAACCCCAGCACTCCTTCAAGGAATTTCTTCTCCTTTTTGCCTCAGGGCAGAAGAGCCCCAGTGCGAACACTTCAGGGGGCAACAAGCTCCTCCCCAACACAGGCTGCCCTCGGGAGGAAGGAAACTTCGGCCAGTCAG ttaGGGAAGATGAAGGACCCTACACCCTTAAAAGATTCCAAGATGGCATCCGTTGGCGTTCCCCAGACAGACACAGGTGTAAGGCAAAAGAGGCAGATGGATcacgagaaagagagaaaagagcttTTCTCCAAACAAGCAGCACAG AATTCTGAAAAGAAAGGTGAGATTTCTGAGGCTGAGGGACAAATCGAGGGCCAGTGTGACGCGACAGACTCGCCAACCTATCAGACACAGGCTTGCACTGAAGGGGGCGGGGCCGTGGCTGAGCAACCTTTCATCAAACTAAGTCAGGAAGAGTATGGTGAACATCATTCTTCCATCATGCACTGCAG gGTGGACAGTTCGGGTAGAAAAGTGGCGAGTCTGGATGTGGATGGCGTAGTGAAAGTTTGGTCCTTCAACCCCATTATGCAGACAAAAGCCACCATTATGTCCAAATCTCCTCTGCTTTCACTGGAATGGGCTACAAAACCAGACAGACTG CTGTTGTTGGGCAGTGGGGTTGGCACCGTGAGGCTGTATGATACTGAAGCCAAGAAAAATCTGTATGAAATGTCTATAGACGAAGCTCATCCACG gataCTGTCACTGGCCTGCAGTCCCAGTGGAACATCgtttgtgtgttcagcagcAGCTCCTGTGGCTCGTTCAGGTGGCATGCCAGAAACAACGCCGCGTCTGACGCAGTCTGTCCCCGGACAACTTCTGCTCTGGGACACCAAGACTGTCAAACAACAG CTGCAGTTTGCCCTGGAGCCGGGGCCTGTCGCTGTAAACTGTATTGCGTTTAACCACAATGGGAATCTTCTGGTAACTGGAGCTGCCGACGGCATCATACGGCTGTTCG ACATGCAGAGGTATGAAAGTGTTATGAGTTGGAAGGCTCATGATGGTGAAGTATATAGTGTTGAGTTCAGCTATGATGAAAACACTGTGTTCAGCATTGGAAAGGACGGCAAG TTCATCCAGTGGAATATTCACCGCTCTGGAGTGAAACAGTCAGAGTACTCGTTATCTCAGGATGCCGTTGGACCGTTTGTGCTGTCTGGTTACAGTGGATATAAGCAGGTCCAGGTGCCACATGGGAGACTTTTCGCTTTCGATTCAGAGGGACAGCATGTCCTCACATGCTCCAGTTACGGAGGACTTATCTATcgg CTGAATAAGGGAGACGCAGGTCTGGAGAATGTGTTGTCTTTGGGGGGCCATAAAGCTCCGGTGGTAACGGTGGACTGGTGTTCAGCTGTGGACTGTGGAACCTGCCTTACAGCATCAATGGATGGCAAAATCAAACTAAGCACGCTCCTCGCACAGAAACCATGA